DNA sequence from the Acanthochromis polyacanthus isolate Apoly-LR-REF ecotype Palm Island chromosome 5, KAUST_Apoly_ChrSc, whole genome shotgun sequence genome:
ccataaaaagacacaaaatgatcacaaagacacaaaaaatgaccacaaagacacaaaatgagcaaagagatgcaaaaccaacAGAATGAGGTGCAAAATGGTTTAAACTAGACCCTAAATTActaaaacaggacacaaaattgCTGCTTTGTGACACAAATTgaccaataaaagacaaataatcAGTAAAATTCTGGAAAATCTTATTCCTACATCCTACTTGTTTACCATAGTATCAGTGGAAGGTGGTGCTACAGAAAATCATTTAACATGATGACGGATTAGCAGCACTTTAAACCAAACATCTTCCTTATTTATTACatgaaacacagagaaaacatgaacTATGGGCTGAAGAAAAGCTGATAAAGCAGATTCTGACTCAGATCCTCCAACATGGAGGGTTTTAATTTCACTCCTTAAATGTTCAACAAGTTTATAATGGATCAAATGAGGAGATTTAAAGAATGAAATGTCTtcctttgtgtttcctgttgatCAGATCTACTGGCCGGCTGCTAGAGAACACGTGGAACACTGCAGACTGGCAGGAAAGAGTCTGGAGGTAAAAGTCTGAAGCCATCTTTTACTACAAACTGGACGTGTTTAAGGCGTCCTGTTTATAGACTTTATGAAGTTTTTGCTCAGTTTCACAGACATTTATGTTCAGCGGATCATGCTGCTGgttctgcagttttatttctgttttgtttcgtaATTATAAAGTGAAATTAGATCTGTTTCTGTTCTCCTTCCAGACCGAATGCGCCAACTTTGTCCGTCTACTGCAGCCGTTCAATAAAACTCACATTTATGTTTGTGGAACCGGAGCTTTCCATCCTCAGTGTGCATATCTGCAGCTGGGACCCAACACAGAGGTAGGaacatccatccttcatccatccttcatccatccatcatccatccaaccatccatccatcatccatcgtTCATCCtacatccatccttcatccatccatccatccatccatcgttcATCCtacatccatcatacatccatccatcatccatccatctatccatcatccatccatcatccatccaaccatccatccatcatccatcgtTCATCCtacatccatccttcatccatccatccatccatccatcgttcATCCtacatccatcatacatccatccatcatccatccatctatccatcatcaatccatcttcatccattcatccaaccatccatcatccatctatcattcatccattcattcatcatccattcatccatccatccatcatccatccatccttcatccatccatcatccatccaccatccatccatctatccatcatccatccatccttcatccattcatccaaccaccatccatccatccatccttcatccattcatccaaccaccatccatccatctatccttcatccattcatccatcatccttcatccatccatcatccatccatcatccatccatccaccaaccctcatccatccattatccatccatcatccatccatccaccatccatcatccatcattaTCATCTATCCACCAATTCTGCTCTGAAACACTTAATTGGTGCATTTTTCCTTGATTTCATAAATTATTCAAACCGAGACGAAGTGATGACAAATTGATGccagagatgcaaaatggccataaagagtcacaaaattaccacaacatCATTCAAAATGACACATAAGAATCCAAATAACTGCAGAGTAGCACAACGAAGCAAAACGACCgtgatgagacacaaaaaaactccGAATTAccacagccacaaagagacaataaacaaccacaaagagacacaaaacagccacaaagagacaataaacaaccacaaagagacacaaaacaaccacaaagatgcaaacacaaccacagagacacaaaatgagcaaagagatgCAGAACCAACAAAATGAGGTGCAAAATGATTCAGATTAGACCCTAAATTAttaaaacaggacacaaaactgctaatttgacacaaaatgaccaataaaagacacataaTCAGTAAATTATGGAAAAGCTTaacacaaagtgacataaaacaaccacaaacagacagaaagtgaccgtaaagagacagaaagtcaTTCCAAACATCTGCAGTTTGGTCTCCATGTCATctccttgttgttttttggttcaTCTGTAATATTCTGGTGTCGATGATCTTCTGTGTTGACAGAGCTTCATGTTAATCCTCTTCCTGCTCCTGTGTGGTCTCTGTTCTTCCCTCTAGTTCCTGTTGTCATCGGTGGAGTCTGGACGAGGAAAGTGTCCCTTCAGCCCCACAGAGCCGTTCGCCGCCCGGCTGGCCGGTAGGTCTCGTCCTCCCACCGGGGTCAGGTCCAGGGTGAAGCTATGAAATCACTGACGTCCTACAATCCCTCCACTGTCCGACCGGTTGTTCCTCACGCTGACGTCAGCCGCTGAACCCGGCGACACTCAGCAGCTCAGAGGATAATAGAGACAGAGAGGGTGGTAGGGTGGGAGGTTTATCATCTGGAGGAGAACGTCTGGCAGCGATGGACGGAAACTCTGTGGAGTAGCAGCAGAAGAACTACGGTTTCAGTGTTAGCAGCAATATGCAGCTCAAGGTAGCAATAAAACAGACATGAGGACTAAACAGCTGCTCAGAAGCAACATCAGAAAGTATGACTTTAGAAGAAAGTtcattaggtgtttgtgaagtaAAATGATGGAACAGAGAGCAACTATTTaaggaaaactacaaaaaactgCTTCACTGGAGGGTTCTAAGGAGGTAAATAAGGTTTAAAGCAACAGGAAACGGATGAAAaacgaccagaaagagacaaaatagatgcaaaacgaACATAAATTAAAGGAGCCTTTAATAAAAACTATACAAAGTGatggaaaagaaacacaaaatgacacaaagaaacacaaaacaaacacgacATCTTCACTGCCAGAAGGAAAATAAGTGTAATAAAGATGAACTATGGTTGTTCTTCATGCAGTTCTTCTTGGTTCTTTGTCCTCAGAGGGTGAACTCTATGCAGGAACctcagtggacttcatgggagcgAACGCCGCCATCTTCAGGTCGTCCGTCCAGGGCAGCAGCCAGCATTACATCCGGACCGAGGCCTACGACCACAACTGGCTCAACGGTTTGGAAAGCTCCTTTTATCGTCCACAATGTCATTTATAAAGGTCCTAAAATGAGAGATTAGCTCCATAAAATGGgttaaaacctaaaaaatgatttaaaaaaaataatgcacctgaaaaaatctgaaacaataaaataatgcacATGATAAGAagctaaaaatgaaatatttttgatgaaagttagataaaaaataaaatgctttttatgAAAATGAGATTAGAATGAAACATTACATGTGAACAAAttagataaaaatgaaatattatgatggaaatttaaaaatgttttaatatttttaatgaaaatgagataaatatgaaatctttttgatgaaaacaagataaatatgaaatattgcatctgaaaaaattaataaaatgaaataacgcATTTGAAAGTGAGAtaatatgaaataattttaaagaaaatgagatgaaTATGATCATGAATATAATgtatgtataataataatatgaatattacatctgaaaaatgagataaaaaagaaatagtGCAGAATACACTGACGATATTGGacattaaagtgaaatattgcgtCTGAACATTaagaatataaaatatttcCCATGAAATGAAATACTAAACATGATATTCAGAAACTATACAAATGATGTTTCTATGATCTCAGAAGATAAATATCTGACGTCTGCTTCCAGAGCCGGAGTTCGTCGGTTCCTTCTCCATCCCCGATACTCACAGTCCAGACGACGACAaagtttatttcttcttcaAGGAGCGAGCTGTGGAGGCCGGACAGTGGGACCGGAGGGTTTACAGCCGAGTGGCTCGAGTCTGCAAGGTAGGACCTGAAAGAGGACCTGAAGAAACACTAGATTCAAGGTAGGACCTGAAAGAGGACCTGAAGAAAACACTAGATTCAAGGTAGGACCTGAAGAAACACTAGATTCAAGGTAGGACCTGAAAGAGGACCTGAAGAAACACTAGATTCAAGGTAGGACCTGAAGAAACACTAGATTCAAGGTAGAACCTGAAAGAGGACCTGAAGAAACACTAGATTCAAGGTAGGACCTGAAGAAACACTAGATTCAAGGTAGGACCTGAAAGAGGACCTGAGAAACACTAGATTCAAGGTAGGACCTGAAGAAACACTAGATTCAAGTAGGACCTGAAAGAGGACCTGAAGAAACACTAGATTCAAGGTAGGACCTGAAGAAACACTAGATTCAAGGTAGAACCTGAAAGAGGACCTGAAGAAACACTAGATTCAAGGTAGAACCTGAAAGAGGACCTGAAGAAACACTAGATTCAAGGTAGGACCTGAAGAAACACTAGATTCAAGGTAGGACCTGAAAGAGAGGGAGATAAAACATTAGATTTAAGGTAGAAACTTTGATCAAAACCAAACCCGAGTCCTCCTGACATCATAACTTTCGTGATCTCTTCTTAAAGCTCCTGTTTATtctgtttccctcctcttttgtcACTCCTTCTGTCGTCTGTCTTCCTACTTCCTGTTTCGGTCAGAACGACGTCGGAGGAAAGAGGAGTCTGATCAACCGCTGGTCGACCTTCCTGAAAGCCCGGCTCGTCTGTTCGGTTCCGGGTCCGTCTGGAGTCGACACTCAGTTCGATGAACTCGGTAACGTTCAGCccttcctccttttccttcctccGTTTATCTCCGTCTTTCTGTTGGATTGGACGACACGGTTTCCTTCCTTTATTCCTCCTCCCTTCTCCTCACTGGATCCAACAAACTCCACTCTGACCAACTAGCTCCATGAATCAGGTCTTATTTCTGCCGATTCTTGGACTATCTATTGTCAGAAACATCATCTAAACTGTAAACGTTGACCAGGTAGCAGCCATTCTGGGCTTTAATTCAGTCACAGTGATTTATCTTGTGGTTACTAAACACTAGTTTGGTTCATGAAGTTGATTTTTAAGgccatctgtgtgttttttctagAGGACATCTTTGTTCTGGGACCAAAGACCCTCAGAATCCGACCGTCTACGGAGTCATTCAGCACCTCCAGGTGAGAGAACCTGCAGCCGTGTGGTTTTTAAACAAACACTGTTTGTCTGAGAGGGAAAAACTTTGGTACgtgaataaaagtttaaaataaatcagcagTTTCAGAGGCGTGTTGATGGAACATTACAGCCTCGTGCACACTCACAGCCTGCCGCCTCGTGCACGCTCACAGCCTGCCTCCTCGTGCACGCTCACAGCCTGATGCCTCGTGCACGCTCACAGCCTGCCTCCTCGTGCATGCTCACAGCCTGATGCCTCGTGCACACTCACAGCCTGCCGCCTCGTGCACGCTCACAGCCTGCCTCCTCGTGCATGCTCACAGCCTGATGCCTCGTGCACGCTCACAGCCTGATGCCTCGTGCACGCTCACAGCCTGCCGCCTCGTGCACGCTCACCACCTGATGCCTCGTGCACGCTCACAGCCTGCCTCCTCGTGCACGCTCACAGCCTGCCTCCTCGTGCACGCTCACAGCCTGCTGGTGCAGTGTCTGGTGGAGGTCAGAGGTGAAGAGGCCCAGCTGGTTGTTTTTGTAACCCTGAAGTAGGAAAACTCTCctcttctttcctcctcctgaactcctttcttctctttcctGCATCTTGTGgatacatttctttatttcctgtCATGTTTCTCCCTCAGCTCCGTATTTCGTGgttcagctgtttgtgtttattcGATGGCGTCCATCAGAGCAGCTTTCAACGGACCGTTCGCCCACAAAGAAGGTCCAGACTATCGCTGGGTCGAGTACAAAGGACGGATCCCTTATCCGAGACCTGGAACTGTGAGTTTTTATCCCAGTATTACACCGTCCTCACCgtgaacagacacaaacacaaacacaccgacTAAAGATAGACGCAGAGACAAAACGACttaaaggacacacaaaacaaccacaaagagacacaaaacaaacacaaagagacacaaaacaaccacaaagagacacaaaacaaccacaaagagacacgaaacaaacacaaagagacacgaaacagccacaaagagacacaaaacaaccacaaagagacacaaaacaaccacaaagagacacaaaacaaccacaaagagacacgaaacaaacacaaagagacacgaaacagccacaaagagacacaaaacaccaaaagagacacaaaacaaacacaaagagacacaaaacaaccacaaagagacacgaaacagccacaaagagacacaaaacgaccacaaagagacacaaaacaacacaaagagacacaaaacaaccacaaagagacacaaaacaaacacaaagagacacaaaacaaccacaaagagacaaaacaaacacaaagagacacgaaacaaacacaaagagacacgaaacagccacaaagagacacaaaacaaccacaaagagacacaaaacaaacacaaagagacacaaaacaaccacaaagagacacaaaacagccacaaagacacaaaacagccacaaagagacacaaaactaccacaaagagacacaaaacagccacaaagagacacaaaactaccacaaagagacacaaaacagccacaaagagacacaaaacgaccacaaagagacacaaaacagccacaaagagacacaaaactaccacaaagagacacaaaacagccacaaagagacacaaaactaccacaaagagacacgaaacaaacacaaagagacacgaaacagccacaaagagacacaaaacaaccacaaagagacacaaaacagccacaaagagacacaaaacgaccacaaagagacacaaaacagccacaaagagacacaaaactaccacaaagagacacaaaacagccacaaagagacacaaaactaccacaaagagacacaaaacaaacacaaagagacacaaaacaaccacaaagagacacgaaacagccacaaagagacacaaaacgaccacaaagagacacaaaacaaacaaagagacacgaaacagccacaaagagacacgaaacagccacaaagagacacaaaacgaccacaaagagacacaaaacaaacacaaagagacacaaaacagccacaaagagacacaaaactaccacaaagagacacaaaacaaacacaaagagacacgaaacagccacaaaaagacacaaaacgaccacaaagagacacaaaacagccacaaagacacacaaagtaccacaaagagacacaaaacgaccacaaagagacacaaaacgaccacaaagagacacaaaacagccacaaaaagacacaaaactaccacaaagagacacaaaaaaacacaaagagacacgaaactaccacaaagagacacaaaacgacctcaaagagacacaaaacagccacaaaaagacacaaaactaccacaaagagacacaaaacaaacacaaagagacacgaaacagccacaaaaagacacaaaacgaccacaaagagacacaaaacagccacaaagacacacaaaagtaccacaaagagacacaaaacgacctcaaagagacacaaaacagccacaaaaagacacaaaactaccacaaagagacacaaaacaaacacaaaagacacgaaactaccacaaagagacacaaaacgacctcaaagagacacaaaacagccacaaaaagacacaaaacagccacaaagagacacaaaacagccacaaagacacacaaaagtaccacaaagagacacaaaacgacctcaaagagacacaaaacagccacaaaagacacaaaacgaccacaaagagacacaaaacagccacaaagacacacaaaagtaccacaaagagacacaaaacgacctcaaagagacacaaaacagccacaaaaagacacaaaacgaccacaaagagacacaaaacagccacaaagacacacaaaagtaccacaaagagacacaaaacgacctcaaagagacacaaaacagccacaaaaagacacaaaacgaccacaaagagacacaaaacagccacaaagacacacaaaagtaccacaaagagacacaaaacgacctcaaagagacacaaaacagccacaaaaagacacaaaactaccacaaagagacacaaaacaaacacaaagagacacgaaactaccacaaagagacacaaaacgacctcaaagagacacaaaacagccacaaaaagacacaaaacagccacaaagagacacaaaacgaccacaaagagactcaaaatgaccaaagacataaaatgatgattaaTTCTCTCTGACGTTGCTGCAGCAGTGCTTACAGAACTCTTTTCTTtactttaaacatttaaacatgaacCTCCACAGCTCATAGTGCTATACTAACAGTTTTAGTTTGATCTGATGATCTAATGATGATTTAACACGTCACTGTGTCTAAACTCCTCTGGGAGGATTCATGTTCAGGTTTATGGTTCAGGTGTTGGTTCTTCCTCCCTGGAGGAAattaaagacacacaatcaccacagagacacagatttaacaaaaacacatgcagaatgaccaaaaatacacacaaactgactgaaaaatggcaaaaatacacaataactgactgaaaaatggaaaaatactcACAAACTGACTGAATAGTGACAAAACCCGATcgcacagacacaaaattatgaaaaatgacaaaaaattcaaataaaatgacaaatgacacacaatgatgtaaaactgactgaaaatgactgaagacagacacaaacttaaacagattttattaaTCCTTGGAGGGAAAGTCAGTTGTTCCAGCAGCTGGATATAAAATAAAGGAGTAAAtataagacaacacagaatattagggtaaggtaaataaaataaaattatgtgaaataaaattaaacagaaataaaaaatatgagatgataataaaatgaacataaaataaagtgaaataaaatcaagtaaaaaataaagttagaataaagagaaatgagatcaaataaaataaaaaaaaccatgCAGACTATCCAACAGTGacagaatgtgttttatttNNNNNNNNNNNNNNNNNNNNNNNNNNNNNNNNNNNNNNNNNNNNNNNNNNNNNNNNNNNNNNNNNNNNNNNNNNNNNNNNNNNNNNNNNNNNNNNNNNNNactttcaagacaccctgtgccagatgcagcaaagcagccccaaaacattactgagcctcctccatgtttcaccgtagggacagtgttcttttcttcgtatgcttggtttttgagtctatgaacatagagttgatgtgccttaccaaaaagctccagtttggtctcatctgtccaaaggacattctcccagaagctttgtggcttgtcaacatgcatttttgcaaattccagtctggcttttttatgagtttttttcagcagtggtgtcctccttggtcgtctcccatgaagtccactttggttcaaacgacgacgaatggtgcgatctgacactgatgtaccttggccttggagttcacctttaatttctttggaggttgctctgggctctttggatacaattccaacgatccgtctcttcaatttgtcatcaattttcctcttgcggccacgtccagggaggttggctactgtcccgtgggtcttgaacttctgaataatatgagccactgttgtcacaggaacttcaagctgtttagagatggtcttatagcctttacctttaagatgtttgtctataatttttttcggatgtcctgggacaattctctccttcgctttctgttgtccatgttcagtgtggtacacacctttttcaccaaacagcagggtgactacttgtctccctttaaataggcagactgactgattatgagtttggaaacacctgtgatgtcaattaaatgacacacctgagttaatcatgtcactctggtcaaatagttttcaatcttttatagaggtaccatcatttttgtccaggcctgtttcattagtttgttttttttaaataattatgttaatcaacaattcaaaagtaatggctgttttttgattatttaatttcaataaatttttacttattgttacttttgtgagtttcaagtgatttcagtgagaattgtgggttttccttctttaactgaggggtaccaacaattttgtccacgtgtgtattctCATGTTTCAGGTGGTTCACAGAGTCTGTGGGGCATTTGAAAGGTTTGTTCAGAATCCAAATCAGTGAAATTGTTTTTGGTTGATGAGTGATATTGCTACCACTTTTCCTATGCCACaaatacaagaacaacaaaacatttgaaaatgtactatatatttttaatgaagcactgcATAGGCTAATAAACTAGGCTAACAAAATTCATGTAACAGTGCCTCAAAAAAGCAGGTTTCAAGCAGCATATATAGTGAACATCTCAATACTGTGTGATAAAATAGATTTGCACACATTTCaactatattttcacatttttttcaaattacacATATTTAACACAAcacatttaatgtatttttttctcgaATTCTGTGAAATGATTGCTAACTTGTGCATTTCGGACTGAACTGGATTTGAAATTGTGTTGGCAAAATCTGAACagacttattttgagttttacaGACATTAAACATACAGCTCTGGAAAAAATTAGGAGACCACTGCAAAATTATCAGTTCTTCTGATTTTGGTATTTATAGGTATATGTTTAAGtaacatgaacatttttgtttaattctacaaactgctgacaacaTAACTCCAAAAGTCCACATAGAAATATTGTCATTTAGAGATTTTatttgcagaaaatgaaaaatggttattttgaaaaaattgcaGTGATCTCTTAATTTTTTCCAGAGGTGTATTTCACTGTTTGCCATATTATTCTGATGGCATCATGGATTGTGTGGCTTTTATTCTGCATTATTAAAGCAAGTCATCTCTTTCATCTTGTCCTTTAACtcgcacataaagcaagtctgtaggacttccttttttcacctgcgtaatattgtaaaaatcaggaacatcctgtctcagagtgatgcagaaaaattagttcatgcttttgttac
Encoded proteins:
- the LOC127534183 gene encoding semaphorin-3D-like: MLPDFRSLQVLVLVLLTLLQTSESRSWTQTGPRLQISHSELRNGSAVFWEDGVSGGFQVLLLDEDQGWLLVGGKDHVYLLRPDGVELKTRTIYWPAAREHVEHCRLAGKSLETECANFVRLLQPFNKTHIYVCGTGAFHPQCAYLQLGPNTEFLLSSVESGRGKCPFSPTEPFAARLAEGELYAGTSVDFMGANAAIFRSSVQGSSQHYIRTEAYDHNWLNEPEFVGSFSIPDTHSPDDDKVYFFFKERAVEAGQWDRRVYSRVARVCKNDVGGKRSLINRWSTFLKARLVCSVPGPSGVDTQFDELEDIFVLGPKTLRIRPSTESFSTSSLMPRARSQPDASCTLTACRLVHAHHLMPRARSQPASSCTLTACLLVHAHSLLVQCLVEVRGEEAQLVVFVTLK